From Mucilaginibacter gotjawali:
ATGGGCCAATTGCTGGACAACTTCCCGTTTAGGGGTCCATAAACGCAATTCATCGCGGTTTTTGTAAGCATATTCAGCAATACGAATAGCATCTATCTTATCATTCTTCCCTCGGATATTACCCAGCGAATTCTTGATCTGGGTAGCTGCCTCCAAACAAATATTGGCTTTCTTTTTATGCAAACAGTATAGTAAATGATTGTTGTAGATCCCGGTATGTTCCATGCAGAAAACAGCGGTGTTTAAAGCAAATTCCGGTAGTTTGGATAACTCTTTAAGGAACGCAATAATGTCTTGTGGATTATTGGCGATCTCCTTGTGAAATAAAAGTCTCTTACCTTGCATAACGGCAAAGTCCAGTTCATTTTTTGATACATCCGTACCAACGAAATAGGTAAATTCCATAACTTTACTTTTAAATTGTTAATAACAGGGTTAACCGGTTTAAACACAATCAATACCTTACTAATGAGCCTGAGAACTCTAATTTCTATTTGATGCTTGTTTAAACAACTGACAGAGGATTAAATCGGACAATAGGCCTGAATACCTGGTAGTCTCTCTGAAGGCGCCTCTGTCAGTGTTAACCTTTTCAACAAAAATCATGGTTATTAACAAAAGAAAAAGAAGCAAAAAGAAAACTTCAACAAGCAATAACAACTAGATTTTATTGATTTGCTAATCTAAAGGTAATCTCTGACTACCGCAGCATATCTTCGCACGGCAATATTTTGTAAGCCATGTACCGGCATCACACGAATAAGCTTAAATTCGAACCATGTTCATAACCGAAGCCATCGAATTACTCAAAACCTACAACGGCCCGCTCGGATTAACGCTTCATAAAGGAGCAAGCGGGGAGTTGATCAATAAGGCCGAAAATACTTATGGTGTTACATTTCCAACTGATTTTAAAACCTTTTACCGGTTTACCGATGGCTTTGAAACCGGGGAGGATATTTTCCATAAGATACCCCCCTCTCTCTGGGTATGCAGCGCAGGCCAAAAGAGGTGGGGTACTAGTAACCCGCTGCCAGGTATCCGTCATATTAATCAAGCTACAATAAAATAGCGGCAGTTATGACAACACAACAAAGAATCTCTTTATATTCGGACTTGTTTGCATCGCATAGGTGCCCAGTCGTACTGCCAATCTTGGTAAACCCGCGCAAGATAATGAGATTGAACTGGTGAAATTACAAGAAACTAAACCTAAAAATGACTAAAAAAATAACAAACCATGAAGATTGGTCTATATTGTTAGCGCTTGCTAAAGCAGGCGACAATGTTGCTCAATATGAAGTTGCTTCGCATTACGATTACGGATTAGCAGCAGGAGACATAGAAATTGTCGGGCAAAATAAGCCAAAAGCATTTGAATGGTATTATAAAGCGTATAAAAATGGGAATGCTGATGCCATTGTCCTTACTGCGGATTTTTTAAGTGAAGGGATTTATTGTGATCAGAATATAGAATTAGCAATTGAACTTTATAAAACAGCGATTGATAACGGTTCGGGTATTGCGGCAAATAATTTGGCAGTGCTTTTTAGAGATAAAATGGATTATAAAAAGGCATTTGAACTTTATAAGGTTGCTCAAAACCTCGATAACTCAAATTCATTAAAGTTGGCTTTGTGTTATTACTTCGGCATGGGAACTGAAAAAAGTATAAAAAACGCTTTTGAAATTTTTCTGCGAATCTCAAAAGACACCTCTGAATTGAGAAACTGTCAATATGAAATTGATGAAGCAAACTATTTTTTAGGCCAGATATATATAGATGGAGGAGTAGTTGAAAGATCAATTCACAAGGCATCCTATCATTTAAAACTTGCTGATTTGGATAATGACCATCGTTCAGCGCAAGAACTTTTGGTTTTACTCGGAAGAAATATTTAAATCCCGCTGTAAACTATGTCTACCGATGCTATATGCGCGTAATCTCTGGAATACGATAGGATCACCGGAATTTGAAACAACCAGCCAGTTTATCTGCCTT
This genomic window contains:
- a CDS encoding SMI1/KNR4 family protein gives rise to the protein MFITEAIELLKTYNGPLGLTLHKGASGELINKAENTYGVTFPTDFKTFYRFTDGFETGEDIFHKIPPSLWVCSAGQKRWGTSNPLPGIRHINQATIK
- a CDS encoding tetratricopeptide repeat protein; this translates as MTKKITNHEDWSILLALAKAGDNVAQYEVASHYDYGLAAGDIEIVGQNKPKAFEWYYKAYKNGNADAIVLTADFLSEGIYCDQNIELAIELYKTAIDNGSGIAANNLAVLFRDKMDYKKAFELYKVAQNLDNSNSLKLALCYYFGMGTEKSIKNAFEIFLRISKDTSELRNCQYEIDEANYFLGQIYIDGGVVERSIHKASYHLKLADLDNDHRSAQELLVLLGRNI